The Deinococcus budaensis genome includes a window with the following:
- a CDS encoding polysaccharide biosynthesis protein codes for MNPTLSKFLIDLGLWGTAGLLAYAFRKPGLIEVGIPVNVWGYLLVSVLVMGALEARYGLHRQIWQKVGVLDLNLLARAAALATLVMFAVGFLLQTWLQLPRSVPVLAGVLGFLMMGGVRLTARLASERVRLQASPQRQRVLIVGAGEAGTLIAREMQRHPEAGLEPIGFLDDEPGKARKRLVGLPVFGRVDDLVAVAQREEAQELLIAVPSATGEFVRRVVDLAREAGLRYRIIPGVFEILSGDVNLQQIRDVNLEDLLRRPPVRLNTGEIAEYLRGRVVLVTGAGGSIGSEIVRQLVSFAPKKILLFGRGENSIFGIQQELIRNWPDIEQVGLIGDVRDEARLRAVFERYRPEVVFHAAAHKHVPLMEEAPSEAILNNVVGTQNVVELCLAYGVSRLVNVSTDKAVNPTSVMGASKRVAEMVVSAGAARAQPSQAFVSVRFGNVLGSRGSVVPTFMAQIRAGGPITVTHPEMVRYFMTIPEAARLVLQAGGLAENGKVYVLNMGDPVKISDLAHDVIRLSGARNVDVVYSGIRPGEKLYEELLTSGEGVGATTHSEIFSARLGQVEPYSIGQEVRTLRACAERGDYAAIRQALNRLIPENKFGSVR; via the coding sequence ATGAACCCGACCCTCTCCAAGTTTCTGATCGATCTCGGCCTGTGGGGCACGGCGGGCCTGCTGGCCTACGCCTTTCGCAAGCCGGGATTGATTGAGGTGGGCATCCCGGTCAACGTCTGGGGCTATCTGCTGGTCAGCGTGCTGGTGATGGGCGCGCTGGAGGCGAGGTACGGCCTGCACCGTCAGATCTGGCAGAAGGTGGGGGTGCTCGATCTGAACCTGCTGGCGAGGGCCGCCGCGCTCGCCACACTGGTGATGTTCGCGGTGGGCTTCTTGCTTCAGACCTGGCTGCAACTGCCCCGCAGCGTCCCCGTGCTGGCGGGCGTCCTGGGCTTCCTGATGATGGGCGGCGTGCGGCTGACCGCGCGCCTCGCCAGCGAGCGGGTCCGCTTGCAGGCGTCTCCGCAGCGGCAACGGGTTTTGATTGTCGGAGCAGGGGAGGCCGGAACATTGATCGCCCGCGAGATGCAGCGGCACCCGGAAGCGGGGCTGGAACCCATCGGCTTCCTGGACGACGAACCGGGCAAGGCCCGCAAGCGGCTGGTCGGGCTGCCGGTCTTCGGCCGGGTGGATGATCTGGTGGCGGTAGCGCAGCGCGAGGAAGCCCAGGAGCTTTTGATCGCAGTGCCTTCCGCCACCGGGGAGTTCGTGCGCCGCGTCGTGGATCTGGCGCGTGAAGCGGGGCTGCGCTACCGCATCATCCCCGGCGTCTTCGAGATCCTGTCGGGGGACGTGAACCTCCAGCAGATCCGCGACGTGAATCTGGAAGACCTGCTGCGGCGCCCACCCGTGCGGCTGAACACCGGGGAGATTGCCGAGTACCTGCGTGGGCGGGTGGTGCTGGTCACCGGCGCGGGCGGCAGCATCGGGTCCGAGATCGTCCGGCAGCTCGTGAGCTTCGCGCCGAAAAAGATCCTGCTGTTCGGACGCGGCGAGAACAGCATCTTCGGGATTCAGCAGGAATTGATTCGCAACTGGCCCGATATCGAGCAGGTCGGCCTGATCGGCGACGTACGCGATGAGGCCCGGTTGCGCGCCGTCTTCGAGCGCTATCGCCCCGAGGTGGTCTTTCACGCGGCGGCCCACAAACACGTTCCCCTGATGGAGGAAGCTCCCTCCGAGGCGATCCTCAACAACGTGGTAGGCACCCAGAACGTGGTGGAGCTGTGCCTGGCGTACGGGGTCAGCCGCCTGGTCAACGTCTCGACCGACAAGGCCGTCAATCCGACCAGCGTGATGGGGGCGTCCAAGCGGGTCGCGGAGATGGTGGTCTCGGCGGGGGCGGCGCGGGCACAGCCGAGTCAGGCCTTCGTTTCGGTGCGCTTCGGCAACGTGCTGGGCAGCCGGGGCAGCGTGGTGCCGACTTTCATGGCGCAGATTCGTGCGGGCGGCCCCATCACGGTGACCCACCCCGAGATGGTGCGCTACTTCATGACCATTCCGGAGGCGGCGCGGCTGGTGCTGCAAGCGGGTGGTCTGGCCGAGAACGGCAAGGTCTACGTGCTGAATATGGGCGACCCGGTCAAGATCTCGGACCTGGCGCACGACGTGATCCGCCTCAGCGGCGCCCGCAACGTGGACGTGGTCTACAGCGGCATCCGCCCCGGCGAGAAGCTCTACGAGGAACTGCTCACCAGCGGGGAAGGGGTCGGCGCCACCACCCACAGTGAGATTTTCAGCGCGCGGCTGGGCCAGGTCGAGCCGTACAGCATCGGGCAGGAGGTGCGGACGCTGCGGGCCTGCGCCGAGCGAGGGGACTACGCGGCCATTCGCCAGGCGCTCAACCGGCTGATTCCCGAGAACAAGTTCGGGAGCGTGCGCTGA
- a CDS encoding DegT/DnrJ/EryC1/StrS family aminotransferase, whose protein sequence is MFAKDEVQAVTAVLQSGKVNYWTGTEAREFEREYAEYLGVRHAIALHNGTLALELALYAFGIGEGAEVITTSRTFIASASAAVMRGCVPVIADVDPVTQNLTAETIRPLITSKTRAIIAVHLAGWPCDMDPIMALAREHNLIVIEDCAQAHGAFYKGRPVGSIGHAGAFSFCQDKIMTTGGEGGLLALNDTEVWKKAWAYKDHGKSYDAVYEREHPPGFRWLHESFGTNWRMLEVQAAIGRLQLRKLPDWIERRRANAAVLSERFSHHPALRLTLPDEDSFHSYYKYYVFVRPERLRAGWDRDRIMNAVTAAGVPCFSGSCSEIYLEKAFQDAGYGPAERLPVARELGETALMFLVHPTLSPADMHRMADVVDAVMAQAQPD, encoded by the coding sequence GTGTTTGCCAAGGATGAGGTCCAGGCCGTCACCGCCGTCCTTCAGTCCGGCAAAGTCAATTACTGGACCGGCACCGAAGCCCGCGAGTTCGAGCGCGAGTACGCCGAGTATTTGGGCGTTCGGCACGCCATTGCCCTGCACAACGGCACCCTGGCGCTGGAGCTGGCCCTCTACGCGTTCGGGATCGGGGAGGGTGCCGAGGTGATCACCACCAGCCGCACATTCATCGCCTCGGCCAGCGCGGCGGTGATGCGGGGCTGTGTGCCGGTGATCGCCGACGTGGACCCGGTGACGCAGAACCTCACCGCCGAGACGATTCGCCCGCTCATCACCTCCAAGACCCGCGCGATCATCGCCGTCCACCTGGCCGGGTGGCCCTGCGATATGGACCCGATCATGGCTCTGGCCCGCGAGCACAACCTGATCGTGATCGAGGACTGCGCCCAGGCGCACGGCGCCTTCTACAAGGGGCGCCCGGTCGGGAGCATCGGCCACGCCGGGGCCTTTTCCTTCTGTCAGGACAAGATCATGACGACGGGGGGCGAAGGCGGTCTGCTGGCCCTGAACGATACCGAGGTCTGGAAGAAGGCCTGGGCTTACAAGGACCACGGCAAGAGCTACGACGCGGTGTACGAGCGCGAGCACCCCCCCGGCTTCCGCTGGCTGCACGAGTCCTTCGGGACCAACTGGCGGATGCTGGAGGTGCAGGCGGCCATCGGGCGTTTGCAACTGCGCAAACTGCCGGACTGGATCGAGCGGCGCCGGGCGAACGCGGCGGTGCTGAGCGAGCGCTTCTCCCACCACCCGGCCCTGCGTCTGACGCTGCCTGACGAGGACAGCTTCCATTCCTATTACAAGTATTACGTGTTCGTGCGTCCCGAGCGGCTGCGCGCGGGCTGGGACCGCGACCGGATCATGAACGCGGTCACGGCCGCAGGGGTGCCCTGCTTCAGTGGCTCGTGCTCGGAGATCTACCTCGAGAAAGCTTTTCAGGACGCCGGGTACGGCCCAGCCGAGCGGCTGCCCGTGGCCCGCGAACTGGGCGAGACCGCGCTGATGTTCCTGGTGCATCCCACCCTCTCGCCTGCCGACATGCACCGGATGGCCGACGTGGTGGACGCTGTGATGGCCCAGGCGCAGCCGGACTGA
- a CDS encoding oligosaccharide flippase family protein, producing the protein MVSAAAFSGFLRILNVTGRIRRVWNKVQHSGLSSTLGWALGSALVSQSLNIANSIVLARLLGADGFGRYSLILMTVAIGSSVGSFGLGVTATRFVASERGQGGARLRALVSFISSVSLLASLVCGLLLFLLAPILASYVAGGTGLEVAFALSSLYLLGSSIDLVMIGLLTGFERFRTLLMTGLIKGVGAVLLSFLLTRSLGLSGAILGMGIVSVMGAALNFGAVRRVLPARSMPAMTLGPGERRQLLSFSMPVMLASLLVNPSTWLGSVMVSRLPGGAVLLAEFAVVRNWMIVLQFFPVQIAQALLPFLSRVRSGGNRDTSRWSILLVTLIAVVLGIITFPVGLWFTRLYGLSGPSLTVSFVLIVGASVVAATNTIVGHVVMSTGRSWPRLIADLSIALSFVMVVYWLTAVRSLGSVALASGTAFSLMVGALVIGAFYLSPHQRQKSPRDSAA; encoded by the coding sequence ATGGTATCTGCAGCAGCGTTCTCCGGTTTCCTGAGAATTCTGAATGTGACAGGCCGAATTCGGAGGGTATGGAACAAGGTCCAACACAGCGGTCTGTCTAGCACTCTCGGGTGGGCACTTGGGTCAGCGCTGGTATCCCAGAGTTTGAACATTGCCAACTCGATTGTCCTGGCCCGGCTCCTGGGTGCTGACGGCTTCGGGCGATACAGCCTTATTCTCATGACCGTGGCCATTGGCAGCAGTGTCGGGTCATTCGGTTTAGGGGTTACGGCGACGCGCTTCGTTGCCAGCGAGCGAGGTCAGGGGGGTGCCCGCCTGCGGGCGCTGGTGAGTTTTATCAGCAGCGTCTCTCTGCTGGCCTCCTTGGTATGTGGCCTGCTGCTGTTCCTGTTGGCACCCATCTTGGCGTCATATGTCGCAGGAGGGACAGGACTGGAAGTGGCGTTTGCGCTGTCCTCCCTTTATCTGCTTGGCTCGTCAATTGATTTGGTCATGATAGGGCTTCTGACTGGGTTCGAGCGATTTCGTACCCTGTTGATGACTGGACTGATCAAAGGTGTTGGGGCTGTGCTGTTGAGCTTCCTGCTGACTCGAAGCCTCGGGCTTTCAGGCGCAATTCTGGGGATGGGGATCGTGAGTGTGATGGGGGCGGCCCTCAATTTTGGGGCCGTACGGCGGGTACTGCCTGCGCGCTCTATGCCTGCCATGACACTCGGTCCCGGCGAACGGCGTCAGCTGCTGAGCTTCAGCATGCCGGTCATGCTGGCCTCCTTACTGGTAAACCCCAGCACCTGGTTGGGATCTGTAATGGTCAGCCGTCTACCCGGAGGCGCCGTACTGCTGGCAGAGTTTGCGGTGGTACGCAACTGGATGATCGTGCTGCAGTTCTTTCCCGTCCAGATCGCTCAGGCTCTGTTGCCTTTCCTCTCGCGGGTGCGGTCTGGGGGAAACCGGGACACTTCACGGTGGTCAATTCTACTGGTGACTCTGATCGCTGTGGTTCTGGGCATCATAACATTCCCAGTGGGTTTGTGGTTTACGCGCTTGTACGGCTTGTCGGGTCCCTCACTTACTGTGAGTTTCGTCCTGATTGTCGGGGCCTCTGTTGTGGCTGCCACCAACACGATAGTCGGGCACGTGGTGATGAGCACCGGACGCTCCTGGCCCAGGCTGATTGCTGATCTTTCAATCGCCTTGAGTTTTGTCATGGTGGTCTATTGGCTAACGGCCGTGAGGTCACTGGGTTCGGTCGCTTTGGCCTCCGGTACTGCATTTTCATTGATGGTCGGTGCGTTAGTGATTGGCGCGTTTTACCTGTCCCCCCACCAGAGGCAGAAGTCGCCGAGAGACTCAGCAGCCTAG
- a CDS encoding GDP-L-fucose synthase family protein, producing the protein MPEMDPSARIYVAGHRGLVGGAIVRRLETEGYRHLITRTSQELDLRNQAAVQTFFREERPDYVFLAAAKVGGILANSTYPAQFLYDNLMIAANVIHSAHEAGVKKLLNLGSSCIYPRLAPQPLKEDYLLTGPLEETNRAYAVAKIAAIELCDHYRAQYGADFISGMPTNLYGPGDNFDLKGSHVLPALLRKMVEAKEADAPQVEVWGSGTPLREFLYVDDLADACLFLMEHVSEPGPINIGTGEDLTIRELAELIANVVGYRGDLKFDASKPDGTPRKLMDVSKLRDLGWTASTDLHTGITQTLGWYLQQRSPVS; encoded by the coding sequence ATGCCGGAGATGGACCCAAGCGCCCGTATCTATGTGGCGGGCCACCGTGGTCTGGTCGGTGGCGCGATTGTGCGCCGCTTGGAGACCGAGGGATACAGGCACCTGATCACCAGGACCAGTCAGGAGTTGGATCTGCGCAATCAGGCCGCTGTTCAGACGTTTTTTCGGGAAGAGCGACCTGATTATGTTTTCTTGGCTGCTGCTAAGGTGGGAGGTATTCTGGCCAACAGCACCTACCCGGCTCAGTTTCTTTATGACAACTTGATGATCGCTGCGAACGTAATTCACTCCGCTCATGAGGCTGGAGTGAAGAAATTGCTCAACTTAGGATCAAGCTGTATCTACCCGAGGCTGGCTCCGCAGCCTCTGAAAGAGGACTACCTGTTGACTGGGCCTTTGGAGGAGACGAACCGGGCATACGCAGTCGCCAAGATTGCCGCTATTGAACTGTGTGACCACTACCGCGCGCAATATGGGGCAGATTTCATCAGTGGTATGCCTACCAATCTGTACGGTCCCGGCGACAATTTCGATCTTAAAGGTTCTCACGTGTTGCCCGCGTTGCTGCGCAAGATGGTAGAGGCCAAGGAGGCCGATGCCCCTCAGGTTGAGGTATGGGGATCAGGAACGCCGTTACGGGAGTTCCTGTATGTCGACGATCTCGCGGATGCTTGCCTTTTCCTGATGGAGCATGTCTCCGAGCCAGGTCCAATCAACATCGGCACCGGGGAGGACCTGACTATTCGGGAACTGGCCGAACTGATTGCGAATGTAGTGGGTTACCGGGGTGACCTGAAATTCGATGCCAGTAAGCCCGACGGTACCCCCAGAAAATTGATGGATGTATCCAAGCTGCGCGACCTGGGTTGGACGGCCTCTACTGATCTCCACACAGGTATCACCCAGACGCTGGGATGGTATCTGCAGCAGCGTTCTCCGGTTTCCTGA
- the gmd gene encoding GDP-mannose 4,6-dehydratase produces MKRALLTGITGQDGSYLTELLLSKGYEVHGIIRRASTFNTDRIDHLYHDPHESGAQMFLHYGDLSDSSGLRMLLEKVQPAEVYNLGAQSHVKVSYDQAEYTADVTGLGTLRLLEGIRDYQDRTGLQVRFYQASSSEMFGAAAPPQGLQTPFHPRSPYAVAKVYSYWQTVNHREAYDLYACNGILFNHESPRRGETFVTRKITRAVGRIKMGLQDKLYLGNLEAKRDWGHARDYVEAMWMMLQQDSPRDYVIATGEAYSVREFAERAFALVGLEADNYIEIDPRYFRPAEVDYLLGDMEETRRKLGWSPKTSFEQLVQEMVDHDLELARQEKTLIDAGHQIALKGVGNT; encoded by the coding sequence ATGAAGAGAGCACTCTTAACCGGAATCACAGGTCAGGACGGATCGTACTTGACAGAGCTGTTGCTCTCCAAGGGATACGAGGTGCACGGGATCATTCGCCGCGCTTCGACCTTTAATACAGACCGCATCGATCACCTGTATCACGACCCACACGAGTCGGGCGCCCAGATGTTCTTGCATTACGGGGATCTGTCAGACTCTTCAGGTCTTCGAATGTTGCTGGAGAAGGTCCAGCCCGCTGAGGTCTATAACCTCGGTGCCCAGAGCCATGTCAAGGTCAGTTACGACCAAGCGGAATACACCGCTGACGTGACAGGGTTGGGAACCCTACGTCTTTTGGAGGGTATTCGCGACTACCAGGACCGCACAGGCTTGCAGGTGCGCTTCTACCAAGCCAGCAGCAGTGAGATGTTCGGAGCGGCCGCGCCTCCCCAGGGTCTACAGACACCTTTTCATCCCCGCAGTCCATATGCTGTCGCCAAAGTCTATTCTTACTGGCAAACGGTCAACCACCGCGAGGCCTATGACCTGTATGCCTGTAACGGCATCCTGTTCAACCATGAGTCTCCCCGGCGTGGGGAGACCTTTGTGACTCGCAAGATTACCCGCGCTGTGGGCCGGATCAAGATGGGACTGCAGGACAAGCTCTACCTGGGAAATCTGGAGGCCAAACGTGACTGGGGCCATGCCCGCGACTACGTGGAAGCCATGTGGATGATGTTGCAGCAGGACAGTCCACGTGATTACGTCATCGCTACCGGTGAGGCGTACAGTGTGCGCGAGTTTGCCGAGCGCGCCTTTGCCCTGGTCGGTCTTGAGGCTGACAATTATATTGAAATCGATCCACGTTACTTCCGTCCTGCCGAGGTAGATTACCTGCTAGGCGACATGGAAGAAACCCGCCGGAAGCTGGGGTGGAGTCCAAAAACCAGCTTTGAGCAGCTGGTGCAGGAGATGGTCGACCATGACCTTGAACTCGCCCGGCAGGAGAAGACCTTGATTGATGCCGGGCACCAGATCGCGCTCAAGGGTGTAGGGAACACCTGA
- a CDS encoding polysaccharide biosynthesis tyrosine autokinase, which yields MNRNFDSSQNASGTRSSGDLDLALAGRALLRNWPWLLLLSLAVGLAAYFWARAQPPVYRAEAVVLASNGQANSGVVNQTLVTAPPLPDGAAEQALHSSAVITAIAEDLQGVEQLTAPERASLISALETELQRNEITSLQIIPQIDPYGNGLYTLQADARTATAARILADTAATNLIRWDASRALEGIEKSAATLRAQIAEIERRLQTAGSTGVERQTLLSTRASLQENLARVSILLQAASGTLTRVSPAAQPFAPIAPQPLSAALLGGLLALLLGSALTAARALTDKTVKAEDDLLDFNIPTLGVIPRLRRRDVILRGIVDQGKSAGLYEAVGFLRVNILSMFQQQDRLRLTVSSTAPGEGKSSITATLADAFATAGKRVLIIDGDLRRGTQQQVWEKYSASHDWKPLVGMGGSRNLQDALKNPDNVQVLRVEPNVDLLPAGPGLHESLVLLTQLDLGAILDRWSQAYDIVLIDSPPLLAIADGLVLARHTDGIVLVTEARTTSLQAIRAALRRVERSGLHVIGFVLNKVDVQKDTTYSYSYTPRTTQHSLD from the coding sequence GTGAACCGTAACTTCGACAGCTCGCAAAATGCGTCGGGGACCCGCTCCAGTGGAGATTTGGACCTTGCTCTGGCAGGGCGCGCTCTGCTGCGCAACTGGCCTTGGCTGCTGCTGCTGAGTCTGGCAGTCGGATTGGCTGCCTACTTCTGGGCGCGCGCTCAGCCTCCGGTCTACCGCGCAGAGGCGGTCGTCCTGGCTTCCAATGGTCAGGCCAATTCCGGAGTGGTCAATCAGACGCTCGTGACTGCGCCGCCCCTGCCGGATGGGGCCGCGGAGCAGGCGCTGCACAGTTCCGCAGTGATCACGGCGATCGCGGAGGACTTGCAGGGCGTCGAGCAGCTGACTGCTCCAGAACGGGCCTCGCTGATTTCGGCACTGGAGACCGAGTTGCAGCGTAACGAGATCACCTCGTTGCAAATCATTCCCCAGATTGACCCCTACGGGAACGGCCTGTATACCCTGCAAGCCGACGCCAGGACAGCTACCGCCGCACGGATTCTGGCTGACACGGCGGCAACCAACCTCATCCGCTGGGACGCCAGCCGAGCTCTGGAGGGAATCGAGAAGAGTGCAGCCACCCTGCGGGCCCAGATCGCCGAGATCGAGCGGCGCCTGCAAACAGCGGGCAGTACGGGTGTCGAGCGTCAGACTCTGCTGTCGACACGCGCGTCTTTGCAGGAGAACTTGGCCCGCGTGTCGATCCTGTTGCAGGCGGCCAGCGGGACCCTGACCCGCGTCTCACCAGCCGCACAGCCGTTCGCGCCGATTGCACCTCAGCCTTTGTCGGCAGCCTTGCTGGGGGGACTGCTGGCCCTCTTGCTTGGCAGCGCCCTGACGGCGGCCCGCGCCCTGACCGACAAGACGGTCAAGGCGGAGGACGATCTGCTGGATTTCAACATTCCCACCCTGGGGGTTATTCCCAGGTTGCGGCGCCGGGACGTGATCTTGCGGGGAATCGTGGACCAAGGCAAGAGTGCCGGACTCTACGAGGCAGTGGGATTCTTACGCGTCAACATCCTTTCTATGTTTCAGCAACAGGACCGCTTGCGCCTGACGGTTTCGTCGACTGCACCCGGCGAAGGCAAAAGCAGCATCACCGCGACCCTGGCCGACGCGTTCGCTACCGCTGGCAAGAGGGTGCTGATCATCGACGGCGACCTGCGCCGCGGCACCCAGCAACAGGTATGGGAAAAGTACAGCGCCTCGCACGACTGGAAGCCGTTGGTGGGGATGGGCGGCAGCCGCAACCTGCAAGACGCCTTGAAGAATCCGGATAACGTTCAGGTGCTGCGCGTAGAACCCAACGTCGATTTGCTGCCTGCTGGCCCTGGACTACATGAAAGTCTGGTGCTGCTGACCCAGCTTGATCTCGGGGCTATCCTCGACCGCTGGAGTCAGGCCTATGACATTGTGCTGATCGATAGTCCACCCTTGTTGGCTATCGCCGATGGGCTGGTGCTCGCCCGCCACACCGACGGCATTGTGCTGGTTACTGAGGCCCGCACGACATCCCTCCAGGCAATCCGGGCGGCGCTGCGCCGAGTCGAGCGAAGTGGGCTGCACGTCATCGGCTTCGTACTGAATAAGGTGGATGTTCAAAAGGATACGACCTACAGCTACAGTTACACGCCACGAACAACCCAGCACAGCCTGGACTGA
- a CDS encoding sugar transferase, translated as MSRRIPELPSAVRVLYAVTVPITAAAFLTGQLRTLVRRGHAVGLLTSPEPAEALRQTVEASGVTPVPVRMRREIAPRHDLRALAQANRAVHSFRPQITNVGTPKAALLVGLAAVLQRVPLRVYTLHGLRYETATGRQRAVLKLVERLTCACAHQVVAVSPSLRRQAIQDRIVGEHRISVLGSGSAGGVAAVAPPEPAELGRLRVALNLPEGVPVIGFVGRLVKDKGVADLLKAFETVLESCPDAHLLLVGGDDATDPLPPEVRERLETHPQIVRVGHVAQVAPYYALMTVLALPTYREGLGLVALEAASAGLPVVTTTATGAVDTVLPGKTGLQVPVGDPDALAQALLTLLNQPALAATYGQEGRSWVTMNFSPVHVEAQWLEFYAHHWQGRQLARQHPWKRGTDILVAGSGLVLLALPLLGLAWMVRTRLGSPVLFAQTRPGLNGLPFTMYKFRTMTDARDAAGQLLPDAERLTAFGRLLRATSLDELPELWNVLRGDMSLVGPRPLLMEYLPLYSEAEARRHEVRPGITGWAQVNGRNAIDWPTRFTLDVWYVDHVSPVLDARILLRTLLKVIRREGISAAGEATMTKFVGQQPTESGL; from the coding sequence ATGAGCCGCCGGATTCCTGAATTGCCCAGCGCCGTGCGGGTGCTGTACGCCGTCACGGTGCCCATCACGGCTGCCGCGTTTCTGACTGGACAACTGCGGACCCTGGTGCGCCGTGGGCACGCCGTGGGCTTGCTGACCTCCCCGGAGCCTGCTGAGGCCCTGCGGCAGACGGTGGAGGCCTCGGGCGTCACGCCAGTGCCGGTCCGTATGCGGCGGGAGATCGCGCCCCGACACGATCTGCGCGCCCTGGCGCAGGCGAACCGGGCCGTGCACAGCTTCCGGCCGCAGATCACCAATGTCGGCACTCCCAAAGCGGCCCTGTTGGTAGGTCTTGCGGCAGTCCTCCAGCGGGTACCTCTGCGCGTCTATACCCTGCATGGTCTCCGGTATGAAACGGCGACTGGACGGCAGCGCGCGGTGCTGAAGCTGGTCGAGCGCCTGACGTGTGCCTGCGCCCATCAGGTGGTGGCTGTCAGTCCCAGTCTTCGCCGTCAGGCCATCCAGGACCGGATCGTGGGTGAGCACCGTATCAGTGTTCTGGGATCAGGCAGTGCCGGTGGCGTCGCAGCCGTTGCCCCTCCCGAGCCAGCCGAGCTTGGCAGGTTGCGGGTGGCCCTGAACCTGCCCGAAGGGGTGCCCGTTATCGGTTTCGTGGGCCGTCTCGTAAAAGACAAGGGCGTGGCGGATCTCCTGAAAGCGTTTGAGACCGTTCTGGAAAGCTGTCCGGATGCTCATTTGCTGCTGGTGGGTGGGGACGACGCGACCGACCCCCTTCCTCCCGAGGTCCGTGAGCGCTTGGAGACACACCCGCAGATCGTACGGGTGGGGCATGTGGCCCAAGTGGCGCCCTACTACGCATTGATGACGGTGTTGGCGCTCCCGACTTACCGGGAAGGCTTGGGGTTGGTGGCGCTGGAGGCGGCCAGTGCTGGCCTCCCTGTCGTCACCACCACCGCGACGGGTGCTGTGGACACGGTGCTCCCCGGAAAAACAGGCTTACAGGTGCCGGTAGGTGACCCTGATGCCCTCGCTCAGGCCCTGCTGACCCTGCTGAACCAGCCTGCTCTGGCGGCGACCTACGGCCAAGAGGGCCGCAGCTGGGTGACCATGAACTTCTCACCGGTGCACGTTGAAGCGCAGTGGCTGGAGTTCTACGCCCATCACTGGCAAGGGCGTCAGCTGGCCCGGCAACACCCATGGAAACGCGGCACGGACATTCTGGTGGCCGGTAGCGGCTTGGTCCTGCTGGCGCTGCCTTTGCTGGGGCTGGCCTGGATGGTACGCACCCGGCTGGGCAGCCCGGTGCTGTTCGCCCAGACGCGCCCCGGCCTGAATGGGCTGCCTTTCACCATGTACAAGTTCCGGACCATGACCGACGCGCGTGACGCTGCGGGCCAACTGCTGCCCGATGCCGAACGCCTCACGGCCTTTGGCCGTCTGCTGCGGGCGACCAGTCTGGACGAGCTGCCTGAACTGTGGAACGTCCTGCGAGGAGACATGAGTCTGGTGGGGCCGCGCCCCTTGTTGATGGAGTACCTGCCCCTTTACAGCGAGGCTGAGGCCCGGCGTCATGAGGTGCGGCCCGGTATCACGGGGTGGGCGCAGGTCAATGGCCGCAACGCCATCGACTGGCCGACCAGATTTACGTTGGACGTCTGGTACGTCGATCACGTGTCCCCGGTACTGGACGCCCGCATCCTCTTGAGGACCCTCCTGAAAGTCATTCGCCGCGAAGGGATCAGCGCGGCCGGAGAAGCCACCATGACCAAATTCGTCGGTCAGCAGCCAACTGAAAGTGGACTGTGA
- a CDS encoding glycosyltransferase translates to MTPPTLCVVIPVFNAGAYLAQALASVQVQTFADWELIVLDDGSTDDSLKVARAFAAADPRITVRHDGENRGLVFRLNQMPTLTTAPLLARMDADDLMHPERLARQVEVFAQRPELDVLGTAAYAIDQSSEPYGFKAAPPIPEDAAGFLAASPLIHPSVMLRRAWLAQHPYDACYERAEDYELWWRTQPHTVFMNLSEPLLFYRERGLPYRGKYRRSSRARRRLLRQVGRQAPWRGLAVQVAAATLVKDLLYDLATVARREHRLIERRSRPLTAAELLDARLALGPALEAARRLTASEGVG, encoded by the coding sequence GTGACGCCTCCGACCCTTTGTGTGGTGATTCCGGTGTTCAATGCCGGGGCGTACCTCGCGCAGGCTCTGGCGTCGGTGCAAGTGCAAACGTTCGCGGATTGGGAGCTGATCGTGCTGGATGACGGCTCCACGGACGACTCTCTCAAGGTCGCGCGGGCATTCGCCGCCGCAGATCCCCGGATCACGGTGCGGCACGACGGCGAAAACCGGGGTCTGGTCTTTCGTCTCAACCAGATGCCGACCCTGACTACGGCTCCGCTGCTCGCGCGGATGGATGCGGACGACCTGATGCATCCCGAGCGCCTGGCCCGGCAGGTAGAGGTGTTCGCTCAGCGGCCGGAGCTGGATGTGCTAGGAACCGCCGCTTATGCGATAGACCAGTCGAGCGAGCCTTACGGCTTCAAGGCGGCTCCGCCGATTCCAGAAGATGCCGCAGGTTTTCTGGCCGCCTCTCCTTTAATTCACCCCTCGGTCATGCTGCGCCGCGCCTGGCTGGCCCAGCACCCCTACGATGCCTGCTATGAACGGGCCGAGGACTATGAGCTGTGGTGGCGCACCCAGCCGCACACGGTGTTTATGAATCTCTCTGAACCCCTGCTGTTCTACCGGGAACGGGGCTTGCCCTACCGGGGAAAATACCGTCGCTCCTCGCGCGCGCGGCGGCGCCTGCTGCGTCAGGTCGGCCGTCAGGCTCCGTGGCGCGGGCTGGCAGTCCAGGTCGCCGCCGCCACGCTGGTCAAGGACCTGCTGTATGACCTGGCGACGGTGGCGCGTAGGGAACATCGGCTGATTGAGCGGCGTTCTCGCCCGCTGACGGCTGCCGAACTGCTGGACGCCCGTCTGGCCCTCGGCCCAGCCCTGGAAGCTGCCCGGCGCCTGACCGCCTCTGAGGGCGTGGGATGA